A genome region from Naumovozyma castellii chromosome 5, complete genome includes the following:
- the NCW2 gene encoding Ncw2p (ancestral locus Anc_7.358) → MKLTNPLLLSYLMTSTLASKDTGSLDDGTVNSAQVRADTAAETALFATVAETTAATAGISTGVQATEANSPVDSVTTAHSYITGLVQTSNVVSNAYAVEPSTTIVTTDAQGQTTTQYLWYITPSNTAESETSAIETLSSHSKETTEISVAASVSSTRRADEPITIMTTTNSAGDLYTTTIWWLPSTTTLAGAATSGSDSVEISRSTKSVLSTSYSESLYLTTSGSKVMTMTSTYATTLLQKVVSNTTATVHSNSTNAALMLQGSADLGIYVAAAAAGVMLIL, encoded by the coding sequence ATGAAGTTAACAAACCCACTTTTACTATCTTACCTTATGACATCCACATTGGCATCGAAAGATACAGGTTCTCTCGATGATGGTACCGTTAATTCGGCCCAAGTTAGAGCAGACACCGCTGCTGAAACTGCCTTATTCGCTACTGTTGCCGAAACAACTGCTGCTACTGCTGGTATATCCACTGGTGTGCAAGCAACCGAAGCTAATTCGCCTGTGGATTCTGTTACTACTGCACACTCATATATTACAGGACTAGTCCAAACGAGTAATGTTGTTAGCAATGCATATGCTGTTGAACCAAGTACAACGATTGTAACAACCGATGCTCAAGGTCAAACAACTACCCAATATCTGTGGTACATTACCCCTTCTAATACAGCAGAATCAGAAACCTCAGCCATAGAAACATTGAGTAGTCATAGTAAAGAAACAACCGAAATTTCTGTCGCAGCCTCTGTATCGTCCACTAGAAGAGCAGATGAACCTATCACTATCATGACGACTACAAACTCTGCAGGTGATTTATATACAACAACGATATGGTGGTTACCATCTACCACCACTTTAGCAGGTGCTGCTACTAGCGGTTCCGACTCGGTGGAAATATCCAGGTCTACCAAATCTGTTCTATCGACAAGCTATTCAGAAAGTTTGTACTTGACGACATCTGGCTCTAAAGTGATGACTATGACAAGTACATACGCCACAACCTTATTACAAAAAGTTGTTTCCAACACAACTGCCACAGTACATTCTAATTCTACCAATGCCGCACTTATGTTGCAAGGATCAGCTGACCTTGGTATATATGTCGCCGCCGCTGCCGCCGGTGTCATGTTAATCTTATAG